In Agromyces sp. 3263, a single genomic region encodes these proteins:
- a CDS encoding acylneuraminate cytidylyltransferase: protein MTHAELLVTPGRVARAEGADRAIRPDVVEHAADAPTAHATAVIPARGGSQGLPGKNVARVGGIPLVARAVMAALAAARIARVVVTTDDDAIAEAARVAGAEVVMRPASLAGPTASSESAVLHALEQLDAVDPVTIFIQATSPFIDPADLDAAVDQVVRGHRDAVFSAAPTHVFLWREDAAAGAVGVNHDAAQRPRRQDREPEFAETGAFYVFRTEGFRAAGHRFFGRVGVQPVHPDHAIEIDDAADLDRARALAPHVDAALAEAGRGIAGPRHPHVDVDALVTDFDGVHTDDTVMVDQLGRETVRVSRSDGHGVARLRAAGVPVLILSAEENPVVGRRAEKLGVECAQGVADKGAVLRDWAAARGIRLDRIAYLGNDRGDLPALAEVGWPVAVADAVPDVRAAARHVLERRGGEGAVRELTDLIVGARTRAGATGARDEEE from the coding sequence ATGACCCACGCCGAGCTCCTCGTCACGCCCGGCCGGGTGGCGCGAGCGGAGGGGGCCGACCGCGCCATCCGACCCGACGTGGTCGAGCACGCGGCGGATGCCCCGACCGCGCACGCGACGGCCGTGATCCCCGCCCGTGGCGGCTCGCAGGGCCTGCCGGGCAAGAACGTCGCCCGCGTCGGCGGGATCCCGCTCGTCGCCAGGGCGGTGATGGCCGCGCTCGCTGCGGCGCGGATCGCGCGGGTGGTCGTCACCACGGACGACGACGCGATCGCCGAGGCCGCGCGCGTCGCCGGCGCCGAGGTCGTCATGCGTCCCGCGTCCCTGGCTGGACCGACGGCGTCGAGCGAGTCGGCTGTGCTGCATGCGCTCGAGCAGCTCGACGCCGTCGACCCCGTCACCATCTTCATCCAGGCCACGTCGCCGTTCATCGACCCGGCCGACCTCGACGCCGCGGTCGACCAGGTCGTGCGCGGTCACCGCGACGCCGTGTTCTCGGCCGCGCCGACCCACGTGTTCCTCTGGCGTGAGGATGCCGCTGCCGGGGCGGTCGGCGTGAACCACGACGCCGCGCAGCGGCCGCGCCGCCAGGACCGCGAGCCCGAGTTCGCCGAGACCGGCGCCTTCTACGTGTTCCGCACCGAGGGGTTCCGCGCCGCGGGGCACCGGTTCTTCGGTCGCGTCGGCGTGCAGCCGGTGCATCCCGACCACGCCATCGAGATCGACGACGCCGCCGACCTGGACCGCGCTCGAGCCCTCGCGCCCCACGTCGACGCCGCGCTCGCCGAGGCCGGGCGGGGGATCGCCGGCCCGCGGCATCCGCACGTCGACGTCGACGCGCTCGTCACCGACTTCGATGGCGTGCACACCGACGACACCGTGATGGTCGACCAGCTCGGGCGCGAGACCGTGCGCGTGAGCCGCAGCGACGGGCACGGCGTGGCACGCCTGCGGGCGGCGGGCGTTCCCGTGCTGATCCTGTCGGCCGAGGAGAACCCGGTCGTGGGGCGCCGGGCTGAGAAGCTCGGCGTGGAGTGCGCGCAGGGCGTCGCCGACAAGGGCGCGGTGCTGCGCGACTGGGCGGCGGCACGCGGCATCCGCCTCGACCGCATCGCCTACCTCGGCAACGACCGCGGCGACCTGCCCGCGCTCGCCGAGGTCGGCTGGCCCGTCGCGGTCGCCGACGCGGTGCCCGACGTGCGCGCTGCGGCCAGGCACGTGCTCGAACGCCGCGGCGGGGAGGGCGCGGTGCGAGAGCTCACCGACCTCATCGTCGGAGCGAGGACCAGGGCTGGCGCGACCGGCGCCCGCGACGAGGAGGAGTGA
- a CDS encoding N-acetylneuraminate synthase family protein, whose translation MAAVRIGRSVVGPGMPVYVIGEIGLNHNGDVDIAKRLIDVAVESGAQAVKFQKRTPEIATPEHMRDVPRETPWGTMTYLDYRRRVEFGEAEYLEIASYALRAGVDWFASPWDVPSVEFLERLDVVAHKIASASVTDLELLEAVAATGKPVILSTGMSTLDEIDRAVEALGTERLVLMHATSSYPMPAEEANLRMIGRLQHRYPGVPIGYSGHERGLQISLAAVALGAVAVERHITLDRAMWGSDQAASLEPQGLEHLVRDIRIIGEAMGDGVKRVFPGEEAPRAKLRRVPA comes from the coding sequence ATGGCAGCTGTGCGCATCGGTCGATCGGTGGTCGGCCCGGGAATGCCCGTCTACGTCATCGGCGAGATCGGCCTGAACCACAACGGCGACGTCGACATCGCCAAGCGGCTCATCGACGTGGCGGTCGAGTCCGGCGCGCAGGCGGTGAAGTTCCAGAAGCGCACGCCCGAGATCGCGACGCCCGAGCACATGCGCGACGTGCCCCGTGAGACGCCGTGGGGCACGATGACCTACCTCGACTACCGCCGACGCGTCGAGTTCGGCGAGGCCGAGTACCTCGAGATCGCCTCCTATGCGCTGCGCGCCGGGGTCGACTGGTTCGCGTCGCCGTGGGACGTGCCCTCGGTCGAGTTCCTCGAACGGCTCGATGTCGTGGCGCACAAGATCGCCTCGGCGTCGGTGACCGACCTCGAGCTGCTCGAGGCCGTCGCCGCCACGGGCAAGCCCGTCATCCTGTCGACCGGCATGTCGACCCTCGACGAGATCGACCGCGCCGTCGAGGCGCTCGGCACCGAGCGGCTCGTGCTCATGCACGCCACGTCGAGCTACCCGATGCCCGCCGAGGAGGCGAACCTGCGCATGATCGGCCGGCTGCAGCACCGGTATCCCGGCGTCCCGATCGGCTACTCGGGGCACGAGCGGGGACTCCAGATCTCGCTCGCGGCCGTCGCGCTCGGCGCCGTGGCCGTCGAGCGGCACATCACGCTCGACCGGGCGATGTGGGGGAGCGACCAGGCGGCCTCGCTCGAGCCGCAGGGCCTCGAGCACCTCGTGCGCGACATCCGCATCATCGGCGAGGCGATGGGCGACGGCGTGAAGCGGGTGTTCCCGGGCGAGGAGGCCCCGCGCGCCAAGCTCCGCAGGGTGCCCGCGTGA
- a CDS encoding DUF6716 putative glycosyltransferase, with translation MTGGTLLVVADTDSYVKWGAALASQLPDEWEARLVVVATPAQPSARQLRVALAGTRFAPADVAVVELDALGDLVDGLRPDAVLLALRGPLVRVVVPVVGERAGRPVIATGFPGLTIPAARKAVIYRERTDLIVLHSRREVREFRAIADELGVPVGLGLATLPFLRVAARELEPAAARSRPPAPAPNGPERIRPERTDLVFAAQAKVPSERDDRVRLLGWLADAARRRPNRRVVVKVRARAGEAQTHAESWDYADLLADPTVRAQLGGSMPPNLVVEDGPMAEHLARASALVTVSSTAVLEAIAEGVPALVVDEFGVGPRLINTVFVGSGLFGGADDVAAGAARDPDPAWLDDNYFHGPAADDWLARLVELVERRRVEPLPLPPRRHNRVGGAVRRAYERRRMLGPHDRSPGGAAAMVVALPVRWVVRRMHRVRAALATLSARP, from the coding sequence GTGACCGGTGGCACGCTGCTCGTCGTCGCCGACACCGACTCGTACGTGAAGTGGGGCGCGGCGCTCGCGTCGCAGCTGCCCGACGAGTGGGAGGCGCGGCTCGTCGTCGTCGCGACGCCCGCGCAACCGAGCGCACGCCAGCTGCGGGTCGCGCTCGCCGGCACGCGGTTCGCGCCCGCCGACGTCGCGGTGGTCGAGCTCGACGCGCTGGGCGACCTCGTCGACGGGCTGCGGCCCGATGCCGTGCTGCTCGCGCTGCGGGGTCCGCTCGTGCGCGTCGTCGTGCCGGTCGTCGGCGAACGGGCGGGCCGCCCCGTGATCGCGACCGGATTCCCCGGCCTGACCATTCCCGCGGCACGGAAGGCCGTGATCTACCGCGAGCGCACCGACCTCATCGTGCTGCACAGCCGGCGCGAGGTGCGCGAGTTCCGCGCGATCGCCGACGAGCTCGGGGTGCCCGTCGGACTCGGTCTCGCGACCCTGCCGTTCCTCCGGGTCGCGGCGCGCGAGCTCGAGCCGGCCGCCGCGCGATCGCGGCCGCCCGCGCCCGCTCCGAACGGGCCCGAGCGCATCCGGCCCGAGCGCACCGACCTCGTCTTCGCCGCGCAGGCAAAGGTGCCGTCCGAGCGCGACGACCGGGTGCGCCTGCTCGGCTGGCTCGCGGATGCCGCGCGCCGCCGTCCGAACCGACGCGTGGTCGTGAAGGTGCGCGCCCGCGCCGGCGAGGCCCAGACGCACGCCGAGAGCTGGGATTACGCGGACCTGCTCGCCGACCCGACCGTGCGTGCGCAGCTCGGAGGCTCGATGCCCCCCAACCTCGTCGTCGAGGACGGCCCGATGGCCGAGCACCTGGCGCGCGCGTCAGCGCTCGTCACCGTGAGCTCGACGGCGGTGCTCGAGGCGATCGCCGAGGGGGTGCCGGCGCTCGTCGTCGACGAGTTCGGGGTGGGCCCGAGGCTCATCAACACGGTGTTCGTCGGCAGCGGCCTGTTCGGCGGCGCCGACGACGTGGCGGCCGGGGCCGCGAGGGATCCGGATCCGGCGTGGCTCGACGACAACTACTTCCACGGGCCGGCCGCCGACGACTGGCTCGCCCGACTCGTGGAGCTCGTCGAACGCCGCCGGGTCGAGCCGTTGCCGCTGCCGCCGCGTCGGCACAACCGGGTGGGCGGCGCGGTGCGGCGCGCGTACGAGCGCCGGCGGATGCTGGGACCCCACGACCGGTCGCCGGGAGGCGCCGCCGCGATGGTGGTCGCGCTGCCCGTGCGCTGGGTGGTGCGCCGCATGCATCGAGTGCGTGCCGCGCTCGCGACGCTCAGCGCGAGGCCCTGA
- a CDS encoding gamma carbonic anhydrase family protein, with the protein MSADPSARILTIAGVPAPVVNDGAFVAAGAVIVGNVHLAAGSSVWYNAVLRAEAEPIRLGEDANLQDAVVGHVDAGFPLTIGRGVSVGHGAVLHGCTVEDDCLIGMGATVLNGAVIGAGSLVAAGAVVLEGTVVPPGSLVAGVPGKVRRELSEAERDGIRRNATAYLRHVEEHTAPVD; encoded by the coding sequence ATGAGCGCCGACCCCTCCGCCCGCATCCTCACCATCGCCGGCGTGCCGGCCCCCGTCGTGAACGACGGCGCGTTCGTCGCCGCCGGTGCCGTGATCGTGGGGAACGTCCACCTCGCCGCGGGCTCGAGCGTCTGGTACAACGCGGTGCTGCGCGCCGAGGCCGAGCCCATCCGCCTGGGCGAGGACGCGAACCTGCAGGACGCCGTGGTCGGCCACGTCGACGCGGGCTTCCCGCTCACGATCGGCCGCGGCGTCTCGGTGGGGCACGGTGCGGTGCTGCACGGCTGCACCGTCGAGGACGACTGCCTGATCGGCATGGGCGCGACCGTGCTGAACGGCGCGGTGATCGGCGCCGGGTCGCTCGTCGCGGCCGGCGCGGTCGTGCTCGAGGGCACCGTGGTGCCGCCGGGGTCGCTGGTGGCCGGGGTCCCCGGCAAGGTGCGGCGCGAGCTGTCCGAGGCCGAGCGCGACGGCATCCGCCGCAACGCGACCGCGTACCTCCGTCACGTCGAGGAGCACACGGCGCCCGTCGACTGA
- a CDS encoding APC family permease, which yields MTATPPPPPGRLARRLGLRDAVAIGLASMIGAGVFAVWQPAAAAAGPWLLAGLVIAAFVAYANASSTGQLAARYPESGGAYRYGRERLGEWPGFLAGWGFVVGKTASCAAMALTAADYLVPTAWERPVAVAAVVVLAAVNLLGITRTARAATVIVVVVLAVLALVLVAGATGLARDGIPPQQDLLGAAGADPYGVLQSAGLLFFAFAGYARIATLGEEVRDPARTIPKAIAIALGIVVAIYAAVAIVLLLTLGAAYLAAGVDAPLADLVQVGGWDWAVPIVQVGAAVAALGALLALIAGIGRTTLAMARDRELPAPLAAVHPRSHVPYVAEIAVAVAIVGLVLVVDLRGAIGFSSFGVLLYYLVANASAFTQPASERRVPRWLNIAGAIGCLVLVATLPVQAVIGGMVVFAVGAAGRLITAAVRRRPRADG from the coding sequence GTGACCGCGACTCCGCCCCCGCCCCCCGGGCGCCTGGCCCGCCGCCTCGGACTCCGCGACGCCGTGGCGATCGGCCTCGCGTCGATGATCGGCGCCGGCGTCTTCGCGGTGTGGCAGCCGGCCGCCGCGGCCGCCGGCCCGTGGCTGCTCGCAGGCCTCGTGATCGCCGCGTTCGTCGCGTATGCGAACGCGAGCTCGACGGGGCAGTTGGCCGCACGCTACCCCGAGTCGGGCGGCGCCTACCGGTACGGGCGGGAGCGGCTCGGCGAGTGGCCGGGGTTCCTCGCGGGGTGGGGCTTCGTCGTCGGCAAGACGGCGAGCTGCGCGGCGATGGCGCTCACGGCCGCCGACTACCTCGTGCCGACCGCCTGGGAGCGGCCCGTCGCCGTGGCGGCCGTCGTGGTGCTTGCGGCGGTCAACCTGCTCGGCATCACCCGCACCGCACGGGCCGCGACGGTCATCGTGGTCGTCGTGCTGGCCGTGCTCGCGCTCGTGCTCGTCGCCGGCGCGACCGGACTGGCCCGCGACGGCATCCCGCCGCAGCAGGATCTGCTGGGAGCCGCGGGCGCCGACCCGTACGGCGTGCTGCAGTCGGCGGGACTCCTCTTCTTCGCCTTCGCGGGCTACGCCCGCATCGCCACGCTCGGGGAGGAGGTGCGCGATCCCGCCCGCACGATCCCGAAGGCGATCGCCATCGCGCTCGGTATCGTCGTGGCGATCTACGCGGCCGTCGCGATCGTGCTCCTGCTCACCCTGGGCGCGGCATACCTCGCGGCCGGCGTGGACGCTCCCCTCGCCGACCTCGTCCAGGTCGGCGGCTGGGACTGGGCGGTGCCGATCGTGCAGGTCGGCGCCGCGGTCGCGGCGCTCGGTGCCCTGCTCGCGCTCATCGCCGGCATCGGCCGCACCACCCTCGCGATGGCGCGCGACCGCGAGCTGCCTGCGCCGCTCGCGGCGGTGCATCCGCGATCGCACGTGCCGTATGTCGCCGAGATCGCGGTGGCCGTCGCGATCGTCGGGCTGGTGCTCGTCGTCGACCTTCGGGGCGCGATCGGGTTCAGCTCCTTCGGCGTGCTCCTGTACTACCTCGTCGCCAATGCGTCGGCGTTCACCCAGCCTGCCTCCGAACGCCGGGTACCGCGCTGGCTGAACATCGCGGGGGCGATCGGATGCCTCGTGCTCGTCGCCACGCTCCCGGTGCAGGCCGTCATCGGGGGGATGGTCGTCTTCGCGGTCGGGGCGGCCGGCCGCCTGATCACGGCCGCCGTCCGGCGTCGACCCCGCGCCGACGGCTGA
- a CDS encoding YbaK/EbsC family protein, producing MPAEQTSTPSHAAVDRVTAALAAQGVEPRVVWFDDAVTTAQLAADALGVEVGQIANSLVFTIDDEPILVLTSGAHRVDTEWLGERLGGTIRRASKETVKEATGQVIGGVAPVGHPAPVRTIVDVQLADYDEVWAAAGHAKTVFPTTFDELVRITGGTPSHVEASA from the coding sequence ATGCCCGCCGAGCAGACGTCCACGCCGTCCCACGCCGCCGTCGACCGCGTCACCGCCGCACTCGCTGCGCAGGGCGTCGAGCCGCGCGTCGTCTGGTTCGATGACGCCGTGACCACCGCACAGCTCGCCGCCGACGCCCTCGGTGTCGAGGTCGGGCAGATCGCCAACTCCCTGGTGTTCACGATCGACGACGAGCCGATCCTCGTGCTCACGTCGGGCGCGCACCGCGTCGACACCGAGTGGCTCGGTGAACGTCTCGGCGGCACCATCCGTCGCGCATCGAAGGAAACCGTCAAGGAGGCCACCGGCCAGGTGATCGGCGGCGTCGCGCCCGTCGGTCATCCCGCGCCGGTGCGCACGATCGTCGACGTGCAGCTGGCCGACTACGACGAGGTGTGGGCCGCCGCCGGGCACGCGAAGACGGTCTTCCCGACCACGTTCGACGAGCTCGTGCGCATCACGGGCGGCACGCCGAGCCACGTCGAGGCTTCGGCATGA
- a CDS encoding GNAT family N-acetyltransferase — MTSDVVAWPRAAGPLTLRPPTSDDLDQVLVWRNRPDVIRWLLRTTVDPEAFRTAWLDTVDDPDQHAVVALLDGAVVGTGSLDVRDGMGQFDGDAWRGAEGQLGYCIDPTHAGRGYATEIARALLDLAFAELGLHRVTAGCFADNVASWRVMEKLGMRREQHGVRDSWHAELGWIDGYTYGILAEEWPPAS; from the coding sequence ATGACATCCGACGTGGTCGCCTGGCCGCGCGCCGCCGGCCCGCTGACGCTCCGTCCGCCCACGAGCGACGACCTCGACCAGGTGCTCGTCTGGCGCAACCGGCCCGACGTCATCCGCTGGCTGCTGCGCACCACGGTCGACCCCGAGGCGTTCCGCACGGCGTGGCTGGACACCGTCGACGACCCCGACCAGCATGCCGTGGTCGCCCTGCTCGACGGCGCGGTCGTCGGAACAGGCTCGCTCGACGTGCGCGACGGCATGGGCCAGTTCGACGGCGACGCGTGGCGAGGCGCCGAGGGGCAGCTCGGCTACTGCATCGATCCGACGCACGCCGGCAGGGGGTACGCGACCGAGATCGCGCGCGCCCTGCTCGACCTCGCCTTCGCTGAACTCGGGCTCCACCGGGTGACCGCCGGGTGCTTCGCCGACAACGTCGCCTCGTGGCGGGTCATGGAGAAGCTCGGCATGCGACGGGAGCAGCACGGCGTGCGCGACTCGTGGCACGCCGAGCTCGGCTGGATCGACGGATACACCTACGGCATCCTCGCCGAGGAGTGGCCGCCGGCGTCCTGA
- the galK gene encoding galactokinase: MNEVTEAMHGFAEWYGRQPIGVWSAPGRVNLIGEHTDYNDGFVFPFAIDQRTAVALGDRDDRVIRVASGFAPDAVEIHLEELAPDAISGWSAYPLGVAWALGELGADLEHVRGVDLYVASSVPVGAGLSSSAAIESAVALALDEHWGLGFDRPTLAKVGQLAENRVVGAPTGIMDQSASLLGEADGGVFLDCRSLDADVIPLGFTADGLSLLVIDTKVEHAHASGGYAARRASCEAGARAMGVESLRDVRHDDLGRAAELLDDETFRRVRHVVTEDQRVLDTVRTLREQGPGAIGPFLDASHVSMRDDFEISVPELDLAVATAQAHGAIGARMTGGGFGGSAIALMIDDLVPVVTREVLAAFAERGYREPSVFVVHPSQGARRDA; this comes from the coding sequence ATGAACGAGGTCACGGAGGCGATGCACGGGTTCGCCGAATGGTACGGACGGCAGCCCATCGGCGTGTGGTCCGCTCCCGGACGCGTGAACCTCATCGGCGAGCACACGGACTACAACGACGGGTTCGTCTTCCCGTTCGCCATCGACCAGCGCACGGCCGTCGCCCTCGGCGACCGCGACGACCGGGTGATTCGCGTCGCGTCGGGCTTCGCCCCCGACGCCGTCGAGATCCACCTCGAAGAGCTCGCGCCCGACGCGATCAGCGGCTGGTCGGCGTATCCGCTGGGCGTCGCCTGGGCGCTCGGGGAGCTGGGTGCCGACCTCGAGCACGTGCGCGGGGTCGATCTCTACGTCGCGAGCTCGGTGCCGGTCGGCGCCGGCCTCTCGTCGTCGGCCGCGATCGAGAGTGCCGTGGCGCTCGCGCTCGACGAGCACTGGGGCCTCGGCTTCGACCGGCCCACGCTCGCGAAGGTCGGCCAGCTCGCCGAGAACCGCGTGGTGGGGGCGCCGACGGGAATCATGGACCAGTCGGCGTCGCTCCTCGGCGAGGCCGACGGCGGTGTCTTCCTCGACTGCCGCAGCCTCGACGCCGACGTGATCCCGCTCGGCTTCACGGCCGACGGGCTCTCCCTGCTCGTCATCGACACGAAGGTGGAGCACGCGCACGCCTCGGGCGGGTACGCCGCGCGACGCGCATCCTGCGAGGCGGGCGCCCGCGCCATGGGCGTCGAGTCCCTCCGTGACGTGCGCCACGACGACCTCGGCCGTGCGGCCGAACTGCTCGACGACGAGACGTTCCGTCGGGTGCGACACGTGGTGACCGAGGACCAGCGCGTGCTCGATACCGTGCGCACACTGCGCGAACAGGGACCGGGCGCGATCGGCCCGTTCCTCGACGCCTCGCACGTCTCCATGCGCGACGACTTCGAGATCTCGGTGCCCGAGCTCGACCTCGCGGTCGCGACCGCGCAGGCGCATGGCGCGATCGGCGCGCGCATGACGGGCGGCGGCTTCGGCGGCTCGGCCATCGCGCTCATGATCGACGACCTCGTGCCGGTCGTCACACGCGAGGTGCTCGCGGCGTTCGCCGAGCGGGGCTACCGCGAGCCGTCGGTCTTCGTCGTGCACCCGAGCCAGGGCGCGCGCCGCGACGCGTAG
- the galT gene encoding galactose-1-phosphate uridylyltransferase, with the protein MPDTEPDATAGLDAIVDPRIAVRPTTLADGRELIYFDDADTTLPPERAVDARTLDPRPATARMRQDPLTGEWISIAAARQNRVFLPPADADPLAPQTATNPSEIPSSYDVAVFENRSPSFGPELSDPAAPAADALASLRSVGLERTLTSVGRCEVVCFSPEHEGSFGTLGVSRARTVIEAWAQRTAALSALPGVEEVFPFENRGREIGVTLPHPHGQIYAYPYVTPRTERLLAAIDDYGPTLMADILERERNGPRVLLSGEHWTAFVPFAARWPIEVHLLPHRHVPDFAATTLAERDELASLYLTLLRGVDRLYDTPTPYIAAWHQAPVSERRDEVRLMLQLTSPRRAADKLKYLAGSEAAMGAWIGDVTPESQAGALRRAIGEVEVDA; encoded by the coding sequence GTGCCCGATACCGAACCAGACGCCACCGCGGGGCTCGACGCCATCGTCGACCCGCGCATCGCCGTGCGCCCCACGACGCTCGCCGACGGCCGCGAGCTCATCTACTTCGACGACGCCGACACGACGCTGCCGCCCGAGCGCGCCGTCGACGCGCGCACGCTCGACCCTCGCCCTGCCACGGCCCGCATGCGACAGGACCCGCTCACCGGCGAGTGGATCTCGATCGCGGCGGCCCGCCAGAACCGCGTGTTCCTCCCGCCCGCCGACGCCGACCCGCTCGCGCCGCAGACGGCCACGAACCCGTCCGAGATCCCGAGCAGCTACGACGTGGCCGTCTTCGAGAACCGCTCGCCGTCGTTCGGGCCGGAGCTGTCCGACCCGGCCGCTCCTGCCGCCGACGCCCTGGCCTCGCTCCGCAGCGTCGGGCTCGAGCGCACGCTCACGTCGGTCGGGCGCTGCGAGGTCGTCTGCTTCAGCCCCGAGCACGAGGGGTCCTTCGGCACCCTCGGCGTCTCGCGGGCGCGCACCGTGATCGAGGCGTGGGCGCAGCGCACCGCCGCGCTCTCGGCGCTGCCCGGAGTGGAAGAGGTGTTCCCCTTCGAGAACCGCGGACGTGAGATCGGCGTCACGCTGCCGCATCCGCATGGCCAGATCTACGCCTACCCGTACGTCACGCCGCGCACCGAACGCCTGCTCGCCGCGATCGACGACTACGGCCCCACGCTCATGGCCGACATCCTCGAGCGCGAGCGCAACGGGCCGCGCGTGCTGCTGAGCGGCGAGCACTGGACCGCGTTCGTGCCGTTCGCCGCTCGCTGGCCGATCGAGGTGCACCTGCTCCCCCACCGGCACGTGCCCGACTTCGCGGCAACGACCCTCGCCGAGCGCGATGAGCTGGCTTCGCTGTACCTCACGTTGCTCCGCGGCGTCGACCGGCTCTATGACACCCCGACGCCCTACATCGCCGCCTGGCACCAGGCCCCCGTCAGCGAGCGACGCGACGAGGTGCGGCTGATGCTCCAGCTCACGAGCCCGCGCCGGGCCGCCGACAAGCTCAAGTACCTCGCCGGCTCCGAGGCCGCGATGGGCGCATGGATCGGGGATGTCACGCCCGAGTCACAGGCCGGCGCGCTGCGCCGCGCGATCGGGGAGGTCGAGGTCGACGCATGA
- a CDS encoding DeoR/GlpR family DNA-binding transcription regulator, whose amino-acid sequence MTDAATATPAPLDAPRRRQLALGLVAERGFVRVAELSAAFGVTTVTARADLDALERQGAIRRVHGGAVPASSVLEAERPEREPSFEEALAASVEPKRSIGEYAASLVRSGQSVILDVGTTTLQIARALRARADLDDLVVFTNGLSIALELEDEIPRFTVVVTGGTLRPKQHSLVHPLAGSMLEEVHADLAFIGCNGVDPAHGVTNANLPEAAVKALMLRAAARAVVVADGSKLGEVHLGRIAPIDAFDVLVTDAAAPAPLVAELEASGLAVHLARDPKVDP is encoded by the coding sequence ATGACGGATGCCGCGACGGCCACGCCCGCGCCCCTCGACGCTCCCCGGCGACGCCAGCTCGCCCTGGGCCTCGTCGCCGAGCGCGGATTCGTGCGCGTCGCCGAGCTCAGCGCGGCCTTCGGCGTCACGACGGTGACCGCCCGAGCCGACCTCGATGCGCTCGAACGGCAGGGCGCCATCCGCCGCGTGCACGGCGGAGCGGTGCCCGCCTCGTCGGTGCTCGAGGCCGAGCGCCCCGAACGCGAGCCGAGCTTCGAGGAGGCGCTCGCGGCATCCGTGGAGCCGAAGCGGTCGATCGGCGAGTACGCCGCGTCGCTCGTGCGCAGCGGCCAGAGCGTCATCCTCGACGTCGGCACGACGACCCTCCAGATCGCACGCGCCCTGCGGGCCCGCGCCGACCTCGACGACCTCGTCGTGTTCACGAACGGCCTCTCGATCGCGCTCGAGCTCGAGGACGAGATCCCGCGCTTCACGGTCGTCGTGACGGGCGGCACCCTGCGCCCGAAGCAGCACTCGCTGGTGCATCCGCTGGCCGGGTCGATGCTCGAGGAGGTGCACGCCGACCTCGCCTTCATCGGCTGCAACGGCGTCGACCCGGCACACGGCGTGACGAACGCGAACCTGCCCGAGGCGGCGGTGAAGGCGCTCATGCTGCGCGCCGCGGCCAGGGCCGTCGTGGTTGCCGACGGCTCGAAGCTCGGCGAGGTGCACCTGGGCCGCATCGCCCCGATCGACGCCTTCGACGTGCTGGTGACGGATGCCGCGGCGCCGGCGCCGCTCGTCGCCGAACTCGAGGCGTCGGGGCTCGCGGTGCACCTCGCCCGAGACCCTAAAGTGGATCCATGA